The Microcebus murinus isolate Inina chromosome 1, M.murinus_Inina_mat1.0, whole genome shotgun sequence genome includes a region encoding these proteins:
- the KCNMB2 gene encoding calcium-activated potassium channel subunit beta-2 isoform X1 translates to MHCGSFRHSSRTSTVRKGAPGPTSPKMFIWTSGRTSSSYRHDEKRNIYQKIRDHDLLDKRKTVTALKAGEDRAILLGLAMMVCSIMMYFLLGITLLRSYMQSVWTEESQCILLNASITETFNCSFSCGPDCWKLSQYPCLQVYVNLTSSGEKLLLYHTEETMKINQKCSYIPKCGKNFEESMSMVNVVMENFRKYQHFSCYSDPEGNQKSVILTKLYSSNVLFHSLFWPTCMMAGGVAIVAMVKLTQYLSLLCERIQRINR, encoded by the exons GTCTTTTCGCCATTCCTCCAGGACTTCCACTGTAAGGAAAGGAGCCCCTGGACCAACATCCCCTAAGATGTTTATATGGACCAGTGGCCGGACCTCTTCATCTTACAGACACGATGAGAAAAG aaatatttaccaaaaaatcaGGGACCACGACCTCTTGGACAAAAGGAAAACAGTCACAGCACTGAAAGCAGGAGAAGACCGGGCCATTCTCCTGGGACTGGCCATGATGGTGTGCTCCATCATGATGTACTTTCTGCTGGGAATCACACTCCTGCGCTCATACATGCAGAG TGTGTGGACTGAAGAGTCTCAGTGCATCTTGCTGAATGCATCCATCACGGAGACATTTAACTGCTCCTTCAGCTGTGGTCCAGACTGCTGGAAACTCTCGCAGTACCCTTGTCTCCAGGTGTACGTAAACCTGACTTCTTCCGGGGAAAAGCTCCTTCTCTACCACACTGAAGAGACGATGAAAATCAATCAGAAG TGCTCCTATATACCTAAATGTGGAAAAAACTTCGAAGAATCTATGTCCATGGTGAATGTTGTCATGGAAAACTTCAGGAAGTACCAACACTTCTCCTGCTATTCTGACCCGGAAGGAAACCAGAAGAGCGTCATCCTAACCAAACTCTACAGTTCCAACGTGCTGTTCCATTCACTCTTCTGGCCAACATGTATGATGGCTGGGGGCGTGGCAATCGTTGCCATGGTGAAACTCACACAGTACCTCTCCCTGCTCTGTGAGAGAATCCAACGGAtcaatagataa
- the KCNMB2 gene encoding calcium-activated potassium channel subunit beta-2 isoform X2, producing the protein MFIWTSGRTSSSYRHDEKRNIYQKIRDHDLLDKRKTVTALKAGEDRAILLGLAMMVCSIMMYFLLGITLLRSYMQSVWTEESQCILLNASITETFNCSFSCGPDCWKLSQYPCLQVYVNLTSSGEKLLLYHTEETMKINQKCSYIPKCGKNFEESMSMVNVVMENFRKYQHFSCYSDPEGNQKSVILTKLYSSNVLFHSLFWPTCMMAGGVAIVAMVKLTQYLSLLCERIQRINR; encoded by the exons ATGTTTATATGGACCAGTGGCCGGACCTCTTCATCTTACAGACACGATGAGAAAAG aaatatttaccaaaaaatcaGGGACCACGACCTCTTGGACAAAAGGAAAACAGTCACAGCACTGAAAGCAGGAGAAGACCGGGCCATTCTCCTGGGACTGGCCATGATGGTGTGCTCCATCATGATGTACTTTCTGCTGGGAATCACACTCCTGCGCTCATACATGCAGAG TGTGTGGACTGAAGAGTCTCAGTGCATCTTGCTGAATGCATCCATCACGGAGACATTTAACTGCTCCTTCAGCTGTGGTCCAGACTGCTGGAAACTCTCGCAGTACCCTTGTCTCCAGGTGTACGTAAACCTGACTTCTTCCGGGGAAAAGCTCCTTCTCTACCACACTGAAGAGACGATGAAAATCAATCAGAAG TGCTCCTATATACCTAAATGTGGAAAAAACTTCGAAGAATCTATGTCCATGGTGAATGTTGTCATGGAAAACTTCAGGAAGTACCAACACTTCTCCTGCTATTCTGACCCGGAAGGAAACCAGAAGAGCGTCATCCTAACCAAACTCTACAGTTCCAACGTGCTGTTCCATTCACTCTTCTGGCCAACATGTATGATGGCTGGGGGCGTGGCAATCGTTGCCATGGTGAAACTCACACAGTACCTCTCCCTGCTCTGTGAGAGAATCCAACGGAtcaatagataa